From one Trifolium pratense cultivar HEN17-A07 linkage group LG1, ARS_RC_1.1, whole genome shotgun sequence genomic stretch:
- the LOC123908858 gene encoding CDP-diacylglycerol--glycerol-3-phosphate 3-phosphatidyltransferase 2-like yields the protein MSALKLSATASIYYVRSATTTTKPLFISFSNTISSSRNIHQQHSRIRYIPSTTKFPISSNQTKPSSFSDNNNFAGFSGKPLVSNVPSPPQSQPQPEPSKLLTLPTILTLGRVAAVPLLVATFYMDGWRGTTATTTIFIAASFTDWLDGYIARKMKLKSSFGAFLDPVADKLMVAATLVLLCTRPLDAGVFGQAPWLLPIPSIAIIGREITMSAVREWAASQDSKLLEAVAVNNLGKWKTATQMTALAILLATRDSSHGVAAFAVGSGVALLYTSAGLALWSLVVYMRKIWKVLLR from the exons ATGTCAGCCCTTAAACTGAGCGCAACTGCTTCTATCTACTATGTCCGTtccgccaccaccaccactaaACCCTTATTCATATCATTCTCAAACACTATCTCTTCTTCCAGAAACATTCACCAACAACACTCACGCATCAGGTACATCCCCTCCACAACTAAATTCCCAATTTCTTCTAATCAAACCAAACCCTCCTCTTTCTCCGACAACAACAATTTCGCCGGCTTTTCCGGAAAACCTCTAGTTTCCAACGTTCCATCACCGCCACAGTCACAGCCACAACCGGAACCTTCTAAATTGCTCACTTTGCCCACTATTTTAACTCTTGGCCGTGTCGCCGCCGTGCCGCTTCTTGTTGCCA CTTTCTATATGGATGGTTGGCGAGGAACAACTGCTACTACCACAATTTTCATTGCTGCTTCTTTTACAGATTGGCTTGATGGTTATATTGCTCGCAag ATGAAGTTAAAATCTTCATTTGGTGCATTCTTAGATCCTGTAGCTGACAAG CTTATGGTTGCCGCGACATTGGTCTTATTATGTACTAGACCTTTGGATGCTGGTGTATTCGGCCAAGCACCCTGGTTACTCCCTATACCTTCCATTGCCATCATTGGTAGAGAG ATAACCATGTCTGCTGTCAGGGAATGGGCGGCTTCCCAGGATAGTAAGCTTTTAGAG GCTGTTGCTGTAAATAACTTGGGGAAGTGGAAAACAGCTACGCAGATGACGGCTCTAGCCATCCTCCTTGCGACCCGGGACTCGAG TCATGGAGTAGCTGCCTTTGCAGTGGGGTCTGGTGTTGCTTTGCTTTATACTTCAGCAGGGCTTGCCTTATGGTCATTGGTTGTATATATGAGAAAAATTTGGAAGGTGTTGTTGAGGTAG